The Marivirga tractuosa DSM 4126 genome contains the following window.
TTTATCGTTTAAATAGAAGATAGAATCAGCTTTGTGTTTTCCTATTTCTCTCCCTGTTTTATTCAGAACGGTCCATTCATCCAATGGGGTCACATAAATTTGTTTCCCATCATTCCACTCAATCTTTTTGTAGTCAATAGGTAGTAAAATTTTACCATCCTGCCTGATGAGGCCTTGTTTACCATTTTTGAAAATTATAGCCACTCCTTCCCTAAAAAGTGAGACACTATCCATATCCTCTAGAAGTATCTCGGGTTTAGGATCTACTTTTATAAGCTTTTTGCTTCCGTTTTTTTTGGTTAAAGTAAAATTATCATGCCCTAAATATGCAATATGAAAATACTCAAATGGGATAATTGCTTTACCAGCAGCGTTCATAATGCCAAAGAATATATCTTTTTCTTTTTTTGTAGCAGTGATTAGGTTTTCTCCGGCAGGATATATATTTCTGTAGCTTGATTTTATTTTGCGCTTTCCATTGGATTTGATTATACCATAAAACAGTACTTTGGAGTACTTACTTTTTTCAGAAATAATAAATAAATCATCTCCAAAGGGTACTAAGCTATTGTATTTGGGTTTTGAGATTTCTTCAAAGCCACTGGACATTAAGCCCCATAAACCATTTAGTTGATAGCCTATAAGTTCACTGTTGTGGACAGGTTTTCCATCAGACCAGCCGAAAGCTTGATATTTAGCATCCAGAATGATATTCCCACTTTCATTCCTTATTCCTTTCTTCCCCTTTTTGGAAAATATTTCTAAGCTACTGTCATTTGGGAATTCAGCATAAGCCTGAGCCATACTGGCGTAGGCAAATAAAGACCATGGAATTAGGAAAATATAAAGTATTTTTGTCATAATTGTTAACCTCAAAAATATAAAAGTAAAAGCAGTCTGCATATATTATGAAGGAAAAGAATGATTTTTTCGATCAGGTATACCAAGTTGTTCGATTAATACCTAAAGGAAGGGTGACATCTTATGGTGCAATTGCTAAATACTTAGGGGCTGCAAAAAGTTCCAGAGTGGTGGGCTATGCAATGAACGCTTCCCATGAAATGGAAGATGTTCCAGCCCATAGGGTTGTAAACAGAAACGGATTATTAACTGGAAAAATGCACTTTAAAACTCCAGATACAATGGAAACCTCACTTGAGGCGGAGGGGATTAAAGTAAAGAATGATCAAATTCAGAATTTTAAAGAAGTTTTTTGGGATCCTATGGAAGAATTGGAGATTTAATTAATCAAGTTAAAATTGACTTTTAATAAAGGGTATTTATGATTCCTAATACTACTTAAATATATTT
Protein-coding sequences here:
- a CDS encoding MGMT family protein, with the translated sequence MKEKNDFFDQVYQVVRLIPKGRVTSYGAIAKYLGAAKSSRVVGYAMNASHEMEDVPAHRVVNRNGLLTGKMHFKTPDTMETSLEAEGIKVKNDQIQNFKEVFWDPMEELEI